From the Catharus ustulatus isolate bCatUst1 chromosome 2, bCatUst1.pri.v2, whole genome shotgun sequence genome, the window AGAGCAATGGCAAGTTGACACTTGTTTTTTCTCAAGGAAGCAGGTGGGATTTAGGCAGAAGTGCAGATGTATCTATTCCCCTTGAATTTAGGAAGAAGTATACCATATAGCTGGAGGATCTACTCATTGCTCTTACTACTGCCCTAGGAGTGAAGGGAGGGCTGTGCAATGATGCAGTGCACGAGGTGCAGCAAGGACTCCAAGACTAACTCATCCTGCTGTTcaaaacaaaggctgaaatcTTCTGCTTTCCTGACCTAGAATTTTCCATAGCCACAATATGCTGGAGGCCCAGTGCAGGAGAGAAGAGCTGCATCTCAGGAGTTCATGGCTCCCTCTAGGGTACTGTTTCTTTTGACTTCTTGAGCACTGTTTTGCAGTTTGAAAACACAGATTCCAGCAGACATCCTGAAAGACCTATTAAGTATTGTCTTGACTCGGTATCAGCCTGTAGTGACTGACTCCCACCTCAGTCTCAGTTTTGCTACCTCCCTACATTGCTGGTCCTGCTTTCACACAAAATTTAACATGATTCATTTTGATCTTTTAATGTcttggaaaagtgggaattctGTCTGGGAATTTAGCAGCAGTGAACTGTAAGCCTTAAGTCCTAAATATTTGAATTCTGCTTGCATCAGTCTTAAAGAACCTGTTGTTTCCTTAAGGTAAAAGCtcagctggaagaaaaagaagggaaaactTTTGATGTCTTCACTGCAGTGGAGTTTAAAACTCAGTTGGTTGCTGGAACAAACTACTTCATCAAGGTAGAGGACGCTGGATTGTTTCTTTTATGTTAATGTGTATAATCTTTGgaatggtggggtttttttctttcttaactaGAGAAGAATGCTTACAATTTGAccttaataagaaaaaaaaatgtgcactaaaaaaccacaaataccCACCTCCCAGCCCCTTTTCCTATATGTTAAATAGAAATcctcttttctccattttcatgGGAAGATTAGGTAGTATTTCTGCAAAGTCACAGCTCCTAGTCTGGTTTAAAGCAAGCCAGTGGTTTTTCTTACTGCTTGTCTACTGCTCCATCCTCAAATCAGTCCAGCCTCTGccacccctcctgctgcaggctgctcccCCTGCAGGGATCTCACTGGGTTTCATGCTTTGCAGGTCCATGTTGGGAATGAGGAGTTCATGCACCTGCGGGTGTTCAAGAGTCTCCCCCACGAGAATGAAGAGCTGAGTCTCCACAGTTACCAGGGCAGCAAGGCGAAGCATGATGAACTGGCTTATTTCTAACAAccttctctgctgtgtttccCTACCTGGTTCTTATCTGCATTTTCTATGGGCTGTAAAGTGTTGATTCCTGTGCCaacaaaggcagaagaaaatgtctttttttcaaTATCATGGGGGGAAAAACTCAATTTCTTCTATGCTATTCCCTTCCTGTACAATCTCCAAAACTGAGAGTCACAGGGCTCTCCTATTACCTGCACTAATGTAAACCCTACTTTTATTGCAACTTAACTTAGGCTTTAGTGCAATTCAACCAGAATATTGTGGCTAAGTCCTGCTTGTGGACTTCCTTGATGTAGAAATTGGAAGGGGAATGGCACCGACACTCATGTATTTGCAGCAAGGAACAAGAGGAAAGCCTCAGTCTTTTCTGAGCTGTTTTGCAACTGTGAATATATGTGTAGATTTAAATTGCACTTTGTATTTTGTGGGCAAAGACGTGATGAGAGACTTGAGCTGAAGCAATTTTGCAAGGAAGAGAAACTACTTACAGTAGTTTGAAACAAACATTCCCTTGGTAATCATGCTCTTCCTTTTGCAGCAATAGCATGTAATGTCCCGTAGAGG encodes:
- the LOC116993123 gene encoding cystatin-B-like, translated to MLCGAASAARPATDETQRIAEQVKAQLEEKEGKTFDVFTAVEFKTQLVAGTNYFIKVHVGNEEFMHLRVFKSLPHENEELSLHSYQGSKAKHDELAYF